A window of the Gordonia humi genome harbors these coding sequences:
- a CDS encoding VOC family protein, with the protein MKARIELTGIFVHDQAEALDFYTRHLGFVLRHDEPAGAFRWLTVVGGDTPDGPELLLEPNEHPAARAYQQALVADGIPCASFKVDDVRAACAELAAAGVRVVTEPMEAGPVLVAVIDDTCGNYIQLMSDVS; encoded by the coding sequence GTGAAAGCGCGTATCGAACTCACCGGCATCTTCGTCCACGACCAGGCCGAAGCCCTCGACTTCTACACTCGTCACCTCGGTTTCGTACTGCGTCACGACGAGCCGGCCGGCGCGTTCCGGTGGCTGACCGTGGTCGGCGGCGACACCCCCGACGGCCCGGAACTGCTCCTCGAACCGAACGAGCACCCCGCTGCCCGCGCCTACCAGCAGGCGCTCGTCGCCGACGGCATCCCGTGCGCATCGTTCAAGGTCGACGATGTGCGAGCCGCGTGCGCCGAACTGGCTGCCGCGGGCGTGCGCGTCGTGACCGAACCGATGGAAGCCGGACCCGTACTCGTCGCCGTGATCGACGACACGTGTGGCAACTACATCCAGCTGATGAGCGACGTCAGCTGA
- a CDS encoding maltokinase N-terminal cap-like domain-containing protein: protein MAIIYEATLSPGKDDMIRRRLDEVPWGPTGDVERLAAFRFDDPAGAVGIEAHIVACGGRTLHVPLTYRGAPLDGVTAVGTMEHSVLGRRWVYAAGDDPVAVAAYLRALRGEHGPADLELHRGDGGVEALPTSVTLSVRGTAPTDGALRLTGDLADPVTGDAELVAEWSAGSAVVAAIDATTP, encoded by the coding sequence ATGGCGATCATCTATGAGGCGACCCTCTCCCCCGGCAAGGACGATATGATCCGCCGCCGTCTCGACGAGGTTCCGTGGGGACCGACGGGCGACGTCGAGCGACTGGCGGCGTTCCGGTTCGACGATCCGGCGGGCGCCGTCGGGATCGAGGCGCACATCGTCGCCTGCGGAGGCCGGACCCTGCATGTGCCGCTCACCTACCGAGGCGCTCCGCTCGACGGCGTGACCGCCGTCGGCACGATGGAGCATTCGGTACTCGGCCGCCGCTGGGTCTACGCGGCGGGCGACGATCCGGTCGCCGTCGCCGCCTACCTCCGCGCACTGCGCGGCGAACACGGACCGGCCGACCTCGAACTCCACCGCGGCGACGGCGGCGTCGAAGCACTGCCGACCTCGGTGACACTGTCGGTCCGCGGCACCGCTCCGACCGACGGGGCGCTGCGTCTGACCGGCGACCTCGCCGACCCGGTGACCGGCGACGCGGAGCTGGTGGCGGAGTGGTCGGCGGGTTCGGCCGTCGTGGCCGCGATCGACGCGACCACCCCGTAG
- a CDS encoding ABC transporter ATP-binding protein, with the protein MILRADGVGWSAGRRTILSDVDLRVSPGEVVGLIGPNGSGKSSLLRLLAGLRRPATGTVFLDGTAIGSLPRRTVAQSVAFVEQAATTDQNPTVSDVLELGRTPHRRSWTVGSARDRKIIETVARETEIDGMLDEHYGSLSGGERQRVQIARAFVQEPQVMIFDEPTNHLDIKYQLSLMELVAAHVADTDASAIIALHDLNLATMFCDRIVVLSAGRVVGEGPPSQTITESMIGDVFGVQARIVDDDGVWVRVDRDGSPS; encoded by the coding sequence ATGATTCTGCGCGCCGACGGAGTCGGCTGGAGTGCGGGGCGTCGCACGATCCTGTCCGACGTCGACCTGCGGGTGTCGCCGGGCGAGGTCGTCGGGCTGATCGGGCCCAACGGATCGGGCAAGTCGTCGTTGCTGCGGCTGCTCGCGGGCCTGCGCAGGCCCGCGACGGGGACGGTCTTCCTCGACGGCACCGCGATCGGGTCGCTGCCTCGTCGCACCGTGGCGCAGAGCGTGGCGTTCGTCGAGCAGGCGGCCACCACCGATCAGAACCCGACCGTGAGCGACGTACTCGAGTTGGGGCGGACACCGCATCGTCGGAGTTGGACGGTCGGCTCGGCCCGCGACCGAAAGATCATCGAGACGGTCGCGCGGGAGACCGAGATCGACGGCATGCTCGACGAGCACTACGGTTCCCTCTCGGGCGGTGAACGACAGCGCGTGCAGATCGCGCGGGCGTTCGTCCAGGAGCCGCAGGTGATGATCTTCGACGAGCCGACGAATCACCTCGACATCAAATATCAGCTCAGTCTGATGGAACTGGTCGCCGCGCACGTAGCGGACACCGACGCGTCCGCGATCATCGCCCTGCACGATCTGAACCTGGCGACCATGTTCTGCGACCGCATCGTCGTGCTCTCCGCCGGACGCGTGGTCGGTGAGGGGCCGCCGTCGCAGACGATCACCGAGTCGATGATCGGCGATGTCTTCGGTGTTCAGGCGCGCATCGTCGACGACGACGGAGTCTGGGTGCGCGTGGATCGCGACGGTTCGCCGTCGTAG
- a CDS encoding iron chelate uptake ABC transporter family permease subunit has protein sequence MTRLQSHPSAVAALWLGGLVLLSISIGFAITIGPSDLGFSDVASSVRAELFGGSSGLSKLQESIIWKLRLPQSVLAAACGAGLAVCGGVLQSLLRNPLADPFVLGVSSGASVGAVSVILLGFGAGVIGMAGGAFLGALAAFALVLLLARLAGGTTDRVVLAGIAATQLFSALTSFIVYTSADAEQTRGVLFWLLGSLSSPSWTEVAVCGTATILGLAICLLSSGALDAFAFGNDAAASLGVNVARTRLLLLCVTASITAVVVSVSGAIGFVGLVLPHAARAIVGVRHRVMMPTLAIIGALFLVWADVAGRVVIAPRELPIGVITAIVGVPMFVLVLIRQGRR, from the coding sequence GTGACGCGACTGCAGTCTCACCCGTCCGCCGTCGCCGCCCTATGGCTCGGCGGACTGGTACTGCTGTCGATCTCCATCGGATTCGCCATCACCATCGGACCGTCGGACCTCGGATTCTCCGATGTCGCGTCGTCGGTGCGCGCCGAGTTGTTCGGCGGGAGCTCCGGGCTGTCGAAGCTGCAGGAGTCGATCATCTGGAAGCTGCGGCTCCCACAGTCGGTGCTGGCCGCGGCCTGCGGCGCCGGACTCGCGGTGTGCGGCGGCGTCCTGCAGTCTCTGCTGCGCAATCCGCTCGCCGACCCCTTCGTCCTCGGCGTGTCCTCGGGCGCCTCGGTCGGTGCGGTCTCGGTGATCCTGCTCGGATTCGGCGCGGGAGTCATCGGCATGGCGGGCGGTGCCTTCCTCGGAGCGTTGGCCGCATTCGCACTGGTCCTGCTGTTGGCGAGGCTGGCGGGCGGGACCACCGACCGCGTGGTTCTCGCGGGTATAGCGGCCACTCAGCTGTTCTCGGCGCTCACCTCGTTCATCGTCTACACCTCAGCCGACGCCGAGCAGACGCGCGGCGTCTTGTTCTGGCTGCTGGGCTCACTCTCGTCACCGTCGTGGACCGAAGTCGCCGTGTGCGGTACGGCGACGATCCTCGGACTGGCGATCTGCCTGCTGTCGTCGGGGGCGCTGGACGCATTCGCGTTCGGCAACGACGCGGCCGCATCGCTCGGAGTGAACGTCGCGCGCACTCGTCTGCTGCTGCTGTGCGTGACGGCGTCGATCACCGCGGTGGTGGTGAGCGTCTCGGGCGCGATCGGCTTCGTCGGGCTGGTGCTGCCGCACGCCGCACGTGCGATCGTCGGCGTCCGCCACCGCGTGATGATGCCGACCCTGGCGATCATCGGCGCCCTGTTCCTCGTGTGGGCCGACGTCGCGGGCCGGGTCGTGATCGCTCCGCGCGAACTGCCGATCGGAGTGATCACCGCGATCGTCGGCGTGCCGATGTTCGTACTGGTCCTGATCCGTCAGGGGCGCCGATGA
- a CDS encoding WS/DGAT/MGAT family O-acyltransferase — MDRLSGLDASFLYLETPEQLMHVCALIVLDTSTMPNGYSYPEFRAILAERVKKLPPFTRRLRRVPFDVSHPVWVRDDHFDIDHHVHRMALPAPAGYAELMEVTGHFAGLPMDRGRPLWETLLIEGYVDRDGVEKVVVIIKMHHSTVDGASGANLISYLCSLEPDAPALAPDDAGRNEDGPGGFELIGRGLLDTLSRPFSLPKLVQPSIGLISETIGRAWAGTTMAPPFTAPRTSFNGTIDGHRTTAVADLSLGDIKAVRKATGATVNDIVLSIAGGALRSYLELRGELPDGPLLASVPVSVREESKRANGANKVSALFMRLRTDIADPLERLRAMAESNKNAKEHHKAVGADTLQDWAEFAAPRTFGLAMRAYAGMRLAEKHPVIHNLVISNVPGPPMPLYFIGAQVVGLYPFGPVMHGAGLNITVLSNNGVVHVGVIAAKASMRSPEKLIVHFAEELERLKAAAPLSDVS; from the coding sequence ATGGATCGCCTCAGCGGGCTCGACGCCAGCTTCCTGTACTTGGAGACACCCGAGCAGTTGATGCATGTGTGCGCGCTGATCGTGCTCGACACGTCGACCATGCCGAACGGCTACTCCTATCCCGAGTTCCGCGCGATCCTGGCCGAGCGTGTCAAGAAGCTCCCGCCGTTCACCCGGCGGCTCCGTCGTGTTCCGTTCGACGTGAGCCACCCGGTGTGGGTGCGCGACGATCACTTCGACATCGATCATCACGTGCACCGGATGGCGTTGCCCGCACCGGCCGGGTATGCCGAGCTGATGGAGGTGACCGGGCATTTCGCGGGCCTGCCGATGGATCGCGGGCGTCCGCTGTGGGAGACGCTGCTGATCGAAGGCTATGTCGATCGCGACGGCGTCGAGAAGGTCGTCGTCATCATCAAGATGCACCATTCGACGGTCGACGGCGCGTCGGGCGCCAACCTCATCTCGTATCTGTGCAGCCTGGAACCGGATGCGCCCGCCCTGGCACCGGACGACGCGGGTCGAAACGAGGACGGTCCCGGGGGCTTCGAGCTGATCGGTCGGGGACTGCTCGACACGTTGAGTCGCCCGTTCTCTCTGCCCAAGTTGGTGCAGCCGTCGATCGGCCTGATCTCCGAGACCATCGGTCGAGCGTGGGCGGGGACGACGATGGCGCCGCCGTTCACCGCACCCCGGACGTCGTTCAACGGCACGATCGACGGCCATCGGACGACGGCCGTCGCGGATCTGTCGCTCGGCGACATCAAAGCGGTGCGGAAGGCCACCGGCGCCACGGTCAACGACATCGTTCTGTCGATCGCGGGGGGCGCGCTGCGCTCGTATCTCGAGCTGCGCGGCGAGCTGCCCGACGGTCCGCTGCTGGCTTCGGTGCCGGTGTCGGTGCGTGAGGAGTCCAAGCGGGCCAACGGCGCGAACAAGGTGTCGGCGCTGTTCATGCGGCTGCGCACCGACATCGCCGACCCGTTGGAGCGCCTGAGGGCGATGGCCGAGTCGAACAAGAACGCCAAAGAGCATCACAAGGCGGTCGGTGCGGACACTCTGCAGGACTGGGCCGAGTTCGCCGCGCCCCGCACATTCGGTCTGGCGATGCGCGCCTACGCCGGCATGCGCCTGGCCGAGAAGCATCCGGTGATCCACAACCTGGTCATCTCGAATGTCCCCGGCCCGCCGATGCCGCTCTACTTCATCGGAGCTCAGGTGGTCGGGCTGTATCCGTTCGGCCCGGTGATGCACGGAGCGGGCCTGAACATCACGGTGCTGTCGAACAACGGTGTCGTCCACGTAGGCGTGATCGCCGCCAAGGCGAGCATGCGGAGCCCGGAGAAGCTGATCGTCCACTTCGCCGAGGAACTGGAGAGGCTGAAAGCCGCGGCCCCGCTGAGCGACGTCAGCTGA
- a CDS encoding pyridoxamine 5'-phosphate oxidase family protein, translated as MATRYQHLVTGDAVRARRQGLPASGRPQPLDEDHGPQELTSRELSMLTGAFAFHLATVTESGWPYVQYRSGPKGFIHHIGSNRIAFADFRGNRQFVSTGNIDADGRVALFIADYPLRTRLKVFGRAVVSDDPDLLESLRRVPGGRVSAVCERSIVIDVEAFDWNCSRSLVPQYTTEQVRERVEPYVARIRELQDEVEALRSQLRQ; from the coding sequence ATGGCAACGCGCTACCAGCACCTCGTCACCGGCGACGCCGTCCGCGCCCGTCGGCAGGGCCTCCCAGCGAGTGGTCGGCCGCAGCCGCTCGACGAGGATCACGGACCGCAGGAACTGACCTCCCGTGAACTCTCCATGCTGACCGGAGCCTTCGCGTTCCACCTCGCCACGGTCACCGAATCCGGTTGGCCGTACGTTCAATATCGCAGCGGCCCAAAGGGATTCATCCACCATATCGGCTCCAATCGGATCGCCTTCGCCGACTTCCGAGGCAACCGTCAGTTCGTCTCCACCGGCAACATCGACGCCGACGGTCGCGTCGCGCTGTTCATCGCCGACTATCCGCTGCGCACACGCCTCAAGGTGTTCGGCCGCGCGGTCGTCAGCGACGATCCGGATCTGCTCGAGTCGCTGCGCCGGGTGCCCGGTGGGCGAGTGTCCGCGGTGTGCGAACGGAGCATCGTGATCGATGTCGAGGCCTTCGACTGGAACTGCTCACGCAGTCTGGTGCCGCAGTACACGACCGAGCAGGTCCGCGAGCGCGTCGAGCCCTACGTCGCACGTATCCGGGAGTTGCAGGACGAGGTCGAGGCGCTTCGGTCTCAGCTGCGACAGTAG
- a CDS encoding ABC transporter substrate-binding protein: MPHPRRILAGAVALAGSVALLAGCGSSDDSSPHSTAEGFPVSLANCGEQVTVDAPPQRIVSLNQGTTEALLSLGLADRMAGTATWTDPVLPSLAEENDKVKRISNDWPSFESVLAEDPDLVTASFSSTFDKGGTAPRSRFTELGVPTYLAPSDCEGKDDTGGDGSRSTDFTLDLVYKEITQLGELTGTSDRAAEVVADLKKRVATAADSVHAQGTTVLYWFSDSESPYMAGCCGAPGVISRELGLKNVFDDTRDEWPQISWEEVASRNPQVLVIGNLTRDIQSGESAQKKIDFLESNPVTREMDAVKNKRYIIATGAEMNPSLRTAYGVQNVADGLRELGLSK; the protein is encoded by the coding sequence ATGCCTCACCCTCGCCGAATCCTGGCCGGAGCCGTCGCGCTCGCCGGCTCCGTCGCACTCCTCGCCGGATGCGGGTCGTCGGACGACTCGTCGCCGCACTCGACCGCCGAGGGATTTCCCGTCTCGCTCGCGAACTGCGGTGAGCAGGTGACGGTCGACGCGCCGCCGCAGCGCATCGTCTCGCTGAACCAGGGCACGACCGAGGCGCTGTTGTCGCTCGGTCTCGCCGACCGGATGGCGGGGACGGCGACGTGGACCGACCCCGTCCTGCCGTCCCTCGCTGAGGAGAACGACAAGGTCAAGCGGATCTCGAACGACTGGCCGTCGTTCGAATCGGTCCTGGCCGAGGATCCTGACCTGGTGACGGCGTCGTTCTCGTCGACGTTCGACAAGGGTGGAACGGCGCCGCGGTCGCGGTTCACCGAGTTGGGCGTCCCGACGTACCTCGCACCGTCCGACTGCGAGGGCAAGGACGACACCGGCGGCGACGGATCGCGCAGCACCGATTTCACGCTCGATCTCGTCTACAAGGAGATCACCCAGCTCGGTGAGCTCACCGGAACCTCCGACAGAGCCGCCGAGGTCGTCGCGGATCTGAAGAAGCGAGTGGCGACCGCCGCCGACTCGGTGCACGCGCAGGGCACGACGGTGCTGTACTGGTTCTCCGACTCGGAGTCGCCCTATATGGCCGGCTGCTGCGGTGCGCCCGGCGTCATCTCCCGCGAGCTCGGTCTCAAGAACGTCTTCGACGACACACGCGACGAGTGGCCGCAGATCAGCTGGGAGGAAGTCGCCAGCAGGAATCCGCAGGTCCTGGTGATCGGCAACCTGACCCGCGACATCCAGTCCGGCGAGTCGGCGCAGAAGAAGATCGACTTCCTCGAGTCGAACCCGGTGACCCGCGAGATGGACGCGGTCAAGAACAAGCGCTACATCATCGCCACCGGTGCGGAGATGAATCCGTCGCTGCGCACCGCTTACGGCGTCCAGAACGTCGCCGACGGTCTGCGCGAGCTCGGTCTGAGTAAGTGA
- a CDS encoding BTAD domain-containing putative transcriptional regulator: MSPDPSAQRHTPVIGLLGPVTVDGRAVPGVRAQRLLTALALARRPVSSDHLIEQVWGGDTPKSPQAALHTQLSRLRSLVDVVGSDGRYRLGVVVTDLVLAEQALADGDPAAAAAYFRGDPPDEVRADADRLRARIDERRMHDALAAGDHRVAEEIASARAAADPLDETAHVALMRAMAGAGRTAEALAVFARLRRTLAVELGADPGEEAAELNTRLLSGGADTRRSRRRPKTETLIGRDLDVAALTDLLDAHSVVTVQGPGGVGKTSIAQVVGDRLAAGGTSVHVVLLAAVRAEADLIGAVAAALGVGESDVRTSSLPRPFAPDLSERLGDALRGGDTLLILDNCEQVIDACAQLVDSLVGALPDLRVLVTSRSPLLIAAEQVYQLPVLPTTGDDSPGAELFTRRARSVRPDAVLDPAAVADLCGQLDGLPLAIELAAARIRVMSVDEIAAGLTERFALLRSADRTAPDRHRTLEAVIDWSWDLLDDDARVALRRTCLFPNGFTVAAAAAATGMRGAALMDALQALGDQSLLRAYDLDGRTRYRMLEMVREFGEAELVAAGERAEVVAAMSEWARDLCDDVRGRYRQVPDRELVAEVVGDVENLVWVLRQAVDDAPRGDAVETVVTVFPVIAVFWASRGLHAEAAAWAVRVIDALPIPRRDDERLREPWQLTAVVAAAHVLPVGNLRSMARASWMLRRLTRPDRTYLDPVDFLVALLSTRRMPAAYRIVLRGLQPGRPDLVRWAALSIRFNIRENIGDLDGALRDSIEVARLAGRPDSFTAAMTDMTTASLLGQRGQWEQALVLYERTVERFDELGAVDDAQQVGAYIVASLLALGRLDEARERLDDLTDGWKPGDPTPQGGPESLAGMMTVLGEYQRLSGTASNDDIATLLGQSADLLVGAESTERRDPGVIGVVSAAVAGMIRVGALDRAHVYLAELVTPIVEHRSDVGWIDVPQTAGVVFESGVLTCLESPGDEAGARRMALALRLGARHDYPALHELLVDAPLLSGMDADAWTALRAEVDAMPRRRALDEATELLAER; this comes from the coding sequence ATGTCACCGGACCCCTCTGCTCAGCGTCACACGCCGGTGATCGGACTACTGGGGCCGGTCACCGTCGACGGTCGCGCCGTGCCCGGTGTGCGCGCACAGCGACTGCTCACCGCGTTGGCTCTCGCGCGGCGACCGGTGTCGAGCGATCATCTGATCGAGCAGGTCTGGGGTGGGGACACTCCCAAGTCGCCACAGGCAGCGCTGCACACGCAGCTCTCCCGACTGCGGTCGTTGGTCGACGTCGTCGGATCGGACGGGCGGTATCGCCTCGGCGTGGTCGTCACCGACCTCGTCCTCGCCGAACAGGCACTCGCGGACGGGGATCCGGCGGCGGCCGCGGCCTACTTCCGAGGCGATCCGCCCGACGAGGTCCGGGCGGACGCGGACCGCCTCCGTGCTCGGATCGACGAGCGCCGCATGCACGACGCACTGGCGGCGGGCGATCATCGCGTCGCGGAGGAGATCGCGTCGGCTCGGGCGGCCGCGGATCCGCTCGATGAGACCGCGCACGTCGCGTTGATGCGGGCCATGGCGGGTGCCGGCCGCACAGCCGAGGCCCTCGCCGTATTCGCCCGACTCCGACGCACCCTGGCCGTGGAACTCGGCGCCGACCCGGGCGAGGAGGCGGCGGAGCTCAACACCCGGCTGTTGTCCGGGGGCGCCGACACCCGACGGAGCCGTCGACGGCCCAAGACCGAGACGTTGATCGGCCGCGACCTCGACGTGGCGGCGCTGACCGATCTGCTCGACGCCCATTCGGTGGTGACGGTTCAGGGGCCGGGCGGCGTGGGCAAGACCTCCATCGCGCAGGTGGTCGGCGACCGGCTCGCGGCCGGCGGCACGTCGGTTCACGTCGTCCTGCTCGCCGCGGTCCGTGCCGAAGCCGACCTGATCGGCGCGGTGGCGGCGGCCCTCGGCGTCGGCGAGTCGGATGTCCGGACGTCGTCGTTGCCGAGGCCGTTCGCGCCGGATCTGTCCGAACGGCTCGGCGATGCGCTACGCGGCGGCGACACGCTCCTCATACTGGACAACTGCGAGCAGGTGATCGACGCCTGTGCGCAGCTCGTCGACTCGCTGGTCGGCGCGCTGCCCGACCTGCGCGTGCTCGTGACGAGTCGGTCGCCGCTGCTCATCGCCGCCGAGCAGGTGTACCAGCTGCCCGTCCTGCCGACGACGGGCGACGACTCGCCGGGCGCCGAACTGTTCACTCGACGAGCACGATCGGTGCGTCCGGACGCCGTGCTCGATCCCGCCGCCGTCGCCGACTTGTGCGGCCAACTCGACGGGTTGCCGCTCGCGATCGAACTCGCGGCCGCCCGCATCCGGGTGATGAGCGTCGATGAGATCGCAGCGGGGCTGACCGAGCGGTTCGCGTTGCTCCGGTCGGCGGACCGCACGGCCCCCGACCGCCATCGCACCCTCGAAGCGGTCATCGACTGGAGTTGGGACCTGCTCGACGACGACGCCCGCGTCGCGCTGCGACGCACGTGCCTGTTCCCGAACGGGTTCACCGTCGCCGCGGCGGCGGCAGCCACCGGAATGCGGGGCGCGGCGCTGATGGACGCGCTGCAGGCGCTCGGCGACCAGTCTCTGCTGCGTGCGTACGATCTCGACGGACGCACCCGCTATCGCATGCTCGAGATGGTCCGCGAGTTCGGCGAGGCGGAACTCGTCGCCGCGGGCGAGCGCGCCGAGGTGGTGGCCGCGATGTCGGAGTGGGCCCGCGATCTGTGCGACGACGTCCGCGGCCGCTACCGTCAGGTGCCCGACCGCGAGCTGGTGGCCGAGGTCGTCGGCGACGTCGAGAACCTCGTGTGGGTGCTCCGGCAGGCCGTGGACGATGCGCCGCGCGGCGACGCCGTCGAGACCGTCGTGACGGTCTTCCCGGTGATCGCCGTGTTCTGGGCCAGCCGCGGTCTGCACGCGGAGGCGGCGGCGTGGGCGGTGCGTGTGATCGACGCGTTGCCGATTCCGCGACGCGACGACGAGCGACTCCGGGAACCCTGGCAGTTGACCGCTGTCGTGGCGGCCGCGCACGTCCTGCCCGTCGGGAACCTGCGCTCGATGGCCCGGGCGTCGTGGATGCTGCGTCGCCTGACCAGACCGGACCGGACCTACCTCGACCCGGTCGACTTCCTGGTCGCGTTGCTCTCGACCAGACGGATGCCCGCCGCCTACCGAATCGTCCTGCGCGGTCTGCAGCCGGGTCGCCCGGACCTCGTCCGGTGGGCGGCCCTGAGCATCCGCTTCAACATCCGGGAGAACATCGGCGATCTCGACGGTGCGCTGCGCGACAGCATCGAGGTGGCGCGTCTGGCGGGAAGGCCGGACTCGTTCACCGCGGCGATGACCGACATGACCACGGCCAGCCTGCTGGGTCAGCGCGGACAGTGGGAGCAGGCGTTGGTCCTCTACGAGCGCACCGTGGAACGATTCGACGAACTCGGGGCCGTCGACGACGCCCAGCAGGTGGGCGCGTACATCGTCGCGTCACTGCTGGCTCTCGGCCGGCTGGACGAGGCGCGTGAACGGCTCGACGATCTGACCGACGGGTGGAAGCCCGGCGATCCGACACCGCAGGGCGGACCGGAGTCGCTCGCCGGGATGATGACCGTCCTCGGCGAGTACCAGCGACTGTCGGGAACGGCGTCGAACGACGACATCGCGACGCTGCTGGGGCAGTCGGCGGACCTGCTCGTCGGTGCCGAATCGACCGAACGACGCGATCCGGGGGTGATCGGCGTGGTCAGTGCCGCCGTCGCCGGGATGATCCGTGTCGGCGCGCTCGATCGGGCGCACGTCTACCTGGCCGAGCTTGTGACGCCCATCGTCGAGCATCGCTCCGACGTCGGGTGGATCGACGTCCCGCAGACGGCGGGTGTCGTCTTCGAGTCCGGTGTGCTGACCTGTCTGGAGTCGCCCGGCGACGAGGCCGGCGCCCGGCGCATGGCGCTGGCCCTGCGTCTCGGTGCACGACACGACTATCCGGCCCTGCACGAGCTGCTGGTCGACGCGCCGCTGCTGTCCGGGATGGACGCCGACGCCTGGACGGCATTGCGTGCCGAGGTGGACGCGATGCCGCGCAGACGGGCGCTCGACGAGGCGACCGAACTCCTCGCCGAGCGCTGA
- a CDS encoding SDR family NAD(P)-dependent oxidoreductase — translation MTEQRIVVVTGASRGAGKGIALALGAAGDVVYVTGRTTTPGASDLPGTVADTAAEVTRRGGTGVPAIVDHADDAQVAALVDRVRDEHGRIDILVNNAIALPRALTRKGPFWEKPLNLTDLFDVGMRSAYVCTYYAAPLMAPGGLVVNTSSFGGTAYMHGPAYGAAKAAVDKMAHDMAVDFRPFDVAVVSLWMGLLKTERTVAAFDAHPEMYSGLAATAESVEFPGRIIDALHRHRSRMERSGRVLIGAEVAQDLGVTDVDGNRPPSHRAFLGDPPAFSDAVVE, via the coding sequence GTGACCGAGCAGAGGATCGTCGTCGTCACCGGAGCCTCGCGTGGAGCGGGCAAGGGCATCGCCCTCGCGCTCGGCGCGGCGGGCGACGTCGTGTACGTGACCGGCCGAACGACGACGCCCGGCGCATCCGATCTCCCGGGTACGGTCGCCGACACCGCGGCCGAGGTGACCCGGCGCGGCGGAACCGGCGTCCCGGCGATCGTCGACCACGCCGACGACGCCCAGGTCGCCGCCCTCGTCGACCGGGTCCGCGACGAGCACGGCCGCATCGACATCCTGGTCAACAACGCGATCGCACTGCCGCGCGCACTGACCCGGAAGGGCCCCTTCTGGGAGAAGCCGTTGAACCTCACCGACCTGTTCGACGTCGGCATGCGCTCGGCGTACGTCTGCACGTACTACGCGGCGCCGCTGATGGCGCCCGGCGGCCTCGTCGTCAACACGTCGTCGTTCGGCGGCACGGCGTACATGCACGGTCCCGCCTACGGCGCCGCGAAGGCCGCCGTCGACAAGATGGCGCACGACATGGCCGTCGACTTCCGCCCGTTCGACGTCGCCGTCGTCTCGCTGTGGATGGGACTGCTCAAGACCGAACGGACCGTGGCCGCCTTCGACGCGCACCCCGAGATGTACTCGGGACTCGCCGCGACGGCCGAATCGGTCGAGTTCCCCGGCCGCATCATCGACGCCCTGCACCGCCACCGTTCGCGAATGGAACGCAGCGGCCGCGTGCTGATCGGCGCCGAGGTCGCACAGGACCTGGGCGTCACAGACGTCGACGGCAATCGGCCGCCGTCGCACCGCGCGTTCCTCGGCGACCCGCCGGCCTTCAGCGACGCCGTCGTAGAGTGA